One window of the Esox lucius isolate fEsoLuc1 chromosome 8, fEsoLuc1.pri, whole genome shotgun sequence genome contains the following:
- the uhrf1 gene encoding E3 ubiquitin-protein ligase UHRF1: MWIQVRTMDGKETHRIDSLSKLTKVDELRLKISELFKVDPERQRLFYRGKQMEDGHTIFDYNVGLNDIVQLLVRQAPPPAAGLKCKDKEAELSDSDSGCGSAQSESDKSSTHGEAEAQAAGSSAQTDTPDLVDPGFGFYKINEFVDARDLNMGAWFEAQVVNVTKTPKMPVEEGSDGKQGEEEIIHYHVKYEDYPENGVVQLQSKDVRPRARTVYQWHQLEAGMVVMVNFNPDDPKERGYWYDAEIQRKRETRTAHEIHAKILLGEAGDSLNDCRIMFLTEIYKIEEPGVLDGSAAGSDSPLKRSNGPECKHCKDNPNKNCRWCNCHVCGVKQDPDKQLLCDECDMAFHIYCLNPPLTSLPDDDDWYCPECRTDSSEVVLAGEKLKDSKKKSKMASASSTSQRDWGKGMACVGRSKQCTIVPSNHYGPVPGVPVGSIWKFRVQVSESGCHRPHVAGIHGRSNDGAYSLVLAGGYEDDQDDGNEFTYTGSGGRDLSGNKRTAEQSCDQKLTNMNRALALNCNAAVNEKDGAEARDWKAGKPVRVVRSSKGRKHSKFSPEDGNRYDGIYKVVKYWPEKGKSGFLVWRYLLKRNDDEPAPWTRDGKERIKKLGLTMQYPEGYLEAQAAKEKEKENKEKENEEVTETPTKGKRKRKSNAEENTSPLKGTPKKMKVEAYKLTREQKAWIKEDEPNRKLWDEAMESLALGPKFLNKVEEVFLCICCQEVVFQPITTECQHNVCRECLQRSFKAEVYSCPACRHELGKNNPMTVNKPLQAILNQFFPGYSSGR; this comes from the exons ATGTGGATTCAAGTGCGCACCATGGATGGCAAGGAGACCCATCGGATTGACTCCCTGTCTAAACTCACCAAGGTGGATGAGCTGCGCCTCAAGATCTCTGAGCTTTTCAAGGTTGACCCAGAGAGGCAGAGGCTCTTCTACAGGGGCAAGCAG ATGGAGGATGGCCACACCATCTTTGACTACAATGTGGGTCTGAACGACATAGTGCAGCTGCTGGTTAGACAGGCCCCGCCCCCTGCCGCTGGCCTCAAATGCAAGGACAAGGAGGCGGAGCTGTCGGACTCTGACTCCGGCTGTGGCTCGGCGCAGAGTGAGTCGGACAAGAGCTCAACCCACGGGGAGGCCGAGGCACAAGCAGCCGGCTCCTCGGCACAAACCGACACGCCGGACCTGGTGGACCCGGGCTTTGGCTTCTACAAG ATCAACGAGTTTGTTGATGCCCGAGACTTGAACATGGGTGCCTGGTTCGAGGCCCAGGTCGTGAACGTTACGAAGACCCCCAAGATGCCTGTGGAGGAGGGCTCTGATGGTAAACAGGGCGAAGAGGAAATCATCCACTACCACGTCAAATATGAAGA CTACCCAGAAAATGGCGTGGTGCAGCTGCAGTCCAAGGATGTGCGTCCCCGGGCTCGGACCGTTTACCAGTGGCACCAGCTGGAGGCTGGCATGGTGGTCATGGTCAACTTCAACCCGGATGATCCCAAGGAGCGTGGCTACTGGTACGACGCCGAGAtccagaggaagagggagacgCGCACCGCCCACGAGATCCACGCCAAAATACTCCTCGG GGAGGCTGGTGACTCCCTGAACGACTGTCGTATTATGTTCCTGACTGAGATCTACAAAATCGAGGAGCCTGGGGTATTGGACGGATCTGCAGCGGGGTCTGATAGTCCACTGAAAA GGTCGAACGGACCGGAGTGCAAACACTGCAAAGACAACCCCAACAAGAACTGCCGCTGGTGCAACTGTCACGTGTGTGGCGTGAAGCAGGACCCGGACAAACAGCTGCTGTGTGACGAGTGTGACATGGCGTTTCACATCTACTGCCTTAACCCCCCACTGACCAGCCTCCCAGATGATGATGACTG GTATTGTCCTGAGTGCCGAACTGATTCCAGTGAGGTGGTGCTAGCAGGAGAGAAGCTCAAGGACAGCAAGAAGAAGTCCAAGATGGCGTCTGCCAGCTCAACCAGCCAGAGGGACTGGGGAAAG GGCATGGCTTGTGTTGGGCGCAGCAAGCAGTGCACCATCGTTCCCTCCAACCACTACGGCCCAGTCCCCGGGGTTCCTGTTGGAAGTATTTGGAAGTTTAGGGTCCAG GTGAGTGAGTCTGGTTGCCACAGGCCGCATGTTGCCGGGATCCACGGGAGGAGCAACGACGGAGCTTATTCTCTGGTGCTGGCAGGAGGCTACGAGGACGACCAG GACGATGGCAACGAGTTCACCTACACCGGTTCTGGAGGACGAGACCTGTCCGGCAACAAGCGGACGGCGGAACAGTCATGTGACCAGAAGCTCACCAATATGAACAG GGCCCTGGCTCTGAACTGCAACGCGGCGGTGAACGAGAAGGACGGTGCCGAGGCCAGAGACTGGAAGGCCGGCAAGCCGGTCAGGGTGGTGCGGAGCTCCAAGGGCCGTAAGCACAGCAAGTTCAGTCCCGAAGACGGAAACCGATACGACGGCATCTACAAG GTGGTGAAATATTGGCCGGAGAAGGGGAAGTCCGGCTTCCTTGTCTGGAGGTACCTGCTGAAACGTAACGATGACGAACCGGCGCCGTGGACGCGGGACGGCAAGGAGCGCATCAAGAAGCTGGGACTCACCATGCAG tatCCTGAGGGATATCTGGAGGCCCAGGCAgccaaggagaaggagaaggagaacaaggagaaggagaacGAGGAGGTGACTGAAACACCCACCAAGGGGAAGCGGAAGAGAAAGTCAAATG CTGAAGAGAACACTTCACCACTCAAGGGCACCCCCAAGAAGATGAAGGTGGAGGCTTACAAACTGACCAGAGAACAGAAGGCTTGGATCAAGGAAGATGAGCCCAACAGGAAGTTATGGGATGAAGCAATGGAGTCTCTGGCGCTGGGCCCG AAATTTCTGAACAAAGTAGAGGAAGTCTTCCTGTGTATATGCTGCCAAGAGGTAGTCTTCCAGCCTATCACCACGGAGTGCCAACACAACGTCTGCAGG GAATGCCTTCAGCGGTCTTTCAAGGCAGAGGTGTACTCTTGCCCGGCATGCAGGCACGAACTGGGCAAAAACAACCCGATGACTGTCAACAAACCCCTCCAAGCCATTCTCAACCAGTTCTTCCCAGGATACAGTAGTGGACGATGA